The following are encoded in a window of Sinorhizobium sojae CCBAU 05684 genomic DNA:
- a CDS encoding transporter substrate-binding domain-containing protein codes for MKKTLKLLALAAALSITGAAASAETVKVGIAAEPYPPFTSPDANGDWEGWEIEFMKAICAEAKLDCVVTPVAWDGIIPALNAKKIDLIVGSMSITEERLKTIDFSDKYYNTPTGIIGAKGEDIKPTPEGLAGKTLGVQVSTVHQAYATKHFAPAGVEIKEYQTQDEANQDLAAGRLDAVQADAIALDAFLESDQGKACCEYKGDVAQDVQVLGPGVGVGLRQGETELKDKINAAIKAIRENGTYEAFSKKYFDFDIYGG; via the coding sequence ATGAAGAAGACATTGAAGCTCCTGGCGCTGGCCGCCGCACTGTCGATTACCGGCGCCGCCGCCTCGGCTGAAACGGTCAAGGTCGGCATCGCCGCCGAACCCTACCCGCCCTTCACCTCGCCCGACGCCAACGGCGATTGGGAGGGCTGGGAAATCGAGTTCATGAAGGCGATCTGTGCCGAGGCCAAACTCGATTGCGTGGTCACGCCGGTTGCCTGGGACGGCATCATTCCGGCACTCAACGCGAAAAAGATAGACCTGATCGTCGGTTCGATGTCGATCACCGAGGAACGATTGAAGACGATCGACTTCTCCGACAAGTACTACAACACGCCAACCGGGATCATCGGCGCCAAGGGCGAGGACATCAAGCCGACGCCGGAAGGCCTTGCCGGCAAAACGCTGGGTGTGCAGGTCTCGACCGTGCACCAAGCCTATGCGACCAAGCATTTCGCCCCTGCCGGCGTCGAGATCAAGGAATACCAGACGCAGGACGAGGCAAACCAGGACCTCGCCGCCGGTCGCCTCGATGCCGTGCAAGCCGATGCGATCGCGCTCGACGCTTTCCTCGAGAGCGACCAGGGCAAGGCTTGCTGCGAATACAAGGGCGACGTTGCCCAGGATGTCCAGGTGCTCGGCCCCGGCGTCGGCGTCGGTCTGCGCCAAGGGGAGACAGAACTCAAGGACAAGATCAACGCGGCGATCAAGGCGATCCGTGAGAACGGCACCTACGAGGCCTTCTCCAAGAAGTATTTCGACTTCGACATCTATGGCGGCTGA
- a CDS encoding TetR family transcriptional regulator C-terminal domain-containing protein — MRRRSFHRAPEGERRQELIEATLDCISEFGLKGATVRQIAVRAGVTAGLVRHYFDSKDQMVAEAYRAVIASLTEKAKNVEGDPATRLKDFIAINLSEPVADSRSVSLWAAFISQVRVDPVLAEIHREGYLAFRNALQALLSDFLAAKGRPASDEFCRRYAIAINGLVDGLWIEGCLAGDLFREGELISIAMASVESLLGLPLEE; from the coding sequence GTGAGGCGCCGCAGCTTTCACCGCGCTCCGGAAGGCGAACGCCGGCAGGAACTGATCGAGGCGACGCTCGACTGTATATCCGAATTCGGTCTCAAGGGTGCCACCGTCCGCCAGATCGCGGTCCGCGCCGGCGTCACCGCTGGGCTCGTCCGGCACTATTTCGACTCCAAGGATCAGATGGTCGCGGAGGCTTATCGCGCCGTAATCGCCTCGCTGACGGAAAAGGCGAAGAATGTCGAGGGCGATCCGGCGACGCGTCTCAAGGACTTCATCGCCATCAATCTCAGCGAGCCGGTGGCCGACAGTCGCAGCGTCTCGCTGTGGGCAGCCTTCATCAGCCAGGTGAGGGTCGATCCTGTCCTCGCGGAGATTCACCGCGAGGGCTATCTCGCCTTCCGCAACGCCCTGCAGGCCCTATTGAGCGATTTCCTCGCGGCGAAGGGCAGACCCGCTAGCGATGAGTTCTGTCGCCGCTACGCCATAGCAATCAATGGCCTGGTCGACGGTCTCTGGATCGAAGGCTGCCTTGCCGGCGACCTCTTCCGCGAGGGAGAGCTGATCAGCATCGCCATGGCCTCGGTCGAATCGTTGCTCGGTCTGCCTTTAGAGGAATAA
- a CDS encoding 5-guanidino-2-oxopentanoate decarboxylase, with the protein MSVAMRTVGEALVGLLEANGVDVVFGIPGVHTVELYRGLAASKIRHITPRHEQGAGFMADAYARVSGKPGVALVITGPGLTNTITAMAQARQDSIPMLVISGVNRRDSLGHGRGLLHELPDQHGMMTTLALYSHTLLNPVDLPLVIDRAFAVLLSGRPGPVHIEIPTDVMAETVGSQAAKPALATRPHADGETLQRAAILCADASRPAILCGGGALAAEAELRVLAERIGAPVVTTVNARGLLAGHPLRVPASPSLKAVRALLRDADLVLALGTEMGQTDYDLYADGGFPELRNLIRIDIDAAQLARGPRASLSILSGAKAATAGMVGFLPDRVAKNGATRAEASRKAAVKELTPKMQAEVGVIHAIYEALPDCTIVGDSTQAVYAGNLYCDAPRPRAWFNSATGYGSLGYAPPAAVGAAIADGGRPVVCLVGDGGLQFSLAEIGSAVDAEARVIFLVWNNDGYREIETHMLEAGIVPRGVNPTAPDFLLTAKAYDVPAERLADVEELPRALADAAARKGPSLIEIHQARTIGATA; encoded by the coding sequence ATGAGTGTTGCGATGAGAACCGTCGGCGAAGCTCTCGTCGGTCTCCTCGAGGCAAACGGGGTCGACGTGGTCTTCGGCATCCCCGGCGTGCACACGGTTGAGCTTTATCGCGGTCTTGCGGCTTCGAAAATCCGCCACATCACCCCACGCCATGAGCAGGGCGCCGGCTTCATGGCCGACGCCTATGCGCGCGTCAGCGGCAAGCCGGGCGTTGCGCTGGTCATCACGGGCCCTGGTCTCACCAATACGATCACCGCCATGGCGCAGGCCCGGCAGGATTCGATCCCCATGCTGGTGATCTCCGGCGTCAACCGCCGCGACTCGCTCGGGCATGGCCGCGGCCTGCTGCACGAACTGCCCGATCAGCATGGAATGATGACGACGCTGGCGCTCTATTCGCATACGCTGCTCAATCCGGTCGACTTGCCGCTGGTCATCGACCGGGCCTTTGCCGTGCTGTTATCCGGCCGCCCGGGTCCCGTCCACATAGAGATTCCTACCGACGTGATGGCTGAAACGGTCGGGAGCCAAGCGGCAAAGCCGGCCTTGGCGACCCGCCCGCACGCTGACGGAGAAACGCTGCAGAGGGCGGCCATCCTCTGCGCCGACGCGTCGCGGCCGGCGATCCTTTGCGGCGGCGGCGCGCTGGCTGCCGAAGCGGAACTGCGCGTATTGGCGGAACGGATCGGGGCACCGGTGGTCACGACCGTCAACGCCCGTGGTCTGTTGGCGGGCCACCCATTGCGCGTGCCCGCAAGCCCGAGCCTAAAGGCCGTGCGCGCCCTGCTTCGGGACGCGGATCTCGTGCTGGCGCTCGGCACCGAAATGGGGCAAACAGATTACGATCTCTATGCCGACGGCGGTTTCCCTGAACTGCGAAATCTCATCCGCATCGATATCGATGCGGCGCAGCTTGCGCGGGGGCCGCGCGCTTCGCTCTCGATCCTCTCCGGCGCGAAGGCTGCGACCGCGGGAATGGTCGGCTTCCTCCCCGATCGAGTCGCCAAGAACGGCGCTACGCGGGCCGAGGCGTCGCGAAAGGCAGCGGTCAAGGAATTGACACCGAAGATGCAGGCGGAGGTGGGCGTCATCCATGCGATATATGAGGCGCTGCCGGATTGCACCATTGTCGGGGATTCGACTCAGGCGGTCTATGCCGGCAATCTCTATTGCGACGCGCCGCGGCCGCGCGCCTGGTTCAACTCGGCCACGGGCTACGGCTCCCTCGGCTATGCGCCGCCAGCAGCCGTCGGCGCGGCGATTGCCGATGGCGGACGGCCGGTCGTCTGCCTTGTCGGCGATGGCGGCCTTCAATTTTCGCTGGCCGAGATCGGTTCTGCAGTCGATGCCGAGGCAAGGGTGATCTTCCTCGTCTGGAACAATGACGGCTACCGGGAGATCGAAACCCACATGCTGGAGGCCGGCATCGTCCCGCGAGGCGTCAACCCTACGGCTCCGGATTTCCTGCTGACGGCCAAAGCCTACGACGTCCCGGCGGAGCGATTGGCCGACGTTGAGGAGCTTCCGCGCGCCCTCGCCGACGCGGCCGCGCGAAAGGGTCCGTCGCTGATCGAAATTCACCAGGCAAGGACCATCGGCGCCACCGCCTGA
- a CDS encoding ABC transporter permease, translated as MNNETTHALALSPEDIPKAESFFKPHRIVLIILFVGLVLSIAILMRWDWLPRYLPQLGNGILVSLAMLFTTSLLGFLIAVPLGLAQVTGPWFLKVPARLFCTVIRGTPLLLQLWLLYYGLGSLFPQFPAIRQSFLWPYLREAWPYGIAALTISFAAYEGEVMRGAFAGVPKGELEAAHAYGMGRWTLFRRIWLPRAVHRALPTLTGETVLQLKSTPLVATITVVDVYAVISKVRQETYLTYEPLLLLALVYMCLTGLLVLAFRYLENRIPTRGA; from the coding sequence ATGAACAACGAAACCACCCACGCGCTCGCCTTGTCTCCCGAGGATATCCCCAAGGCGGAGAGCTTCTTCAAGCCGCATCGGATCGTGCTGATTATCCTCTTCGTGGGCCTGGTTCTTTCCATCGCGATCCTCATGCGCTGGGATTGGCTGCCGCGCTACCTCCCGCAGCTGGGGAACGGCATCCTCGTCAGCCTGGCGATGCTGTTCACAACATCGCTCCTCGGCTTCCTGATAGCGGTCCCGCTCGGACTCGCGCAGGTGACCGGGCCGTGGTTCCTGAAGGTTCCGGCCCGTCTTTTCTGTACCGTCATTCGCGGCACGCCATTGCTCCTGCAGCTCTGGCTCCTCTATTACGGGCTCGGTTCGCTTTTTCCGCAGTTTCCGGCAATTCGCCAGTCCTTCCTCTGGCCCTATCTCCGTGAGGCCTGGCCCTATGGCATCGCGGCACTGACGATCTCCTTTGCCGCCTATGAGGGCGAGGTGATGCGCGGCGCTTTCGCAGGCGTGCCCAAGGGGGAATTGGAGGCGGCACACGCCTACGGAATGGGCCGATGGACGCTGTTCCGGCGCATCTGGCTGCCGCGCGCCGTGCACCGGGCGCTGCCGACGCTAACCGGCGAAACCGTATTGCAACTCAAATCCACGCCGCTGGTGGCAACGATCACCGTTGTCGACGTCTATGCGGTGATCTCCAAAGTGCGGCAGGAGACCTACCTGACCTACGAGCCGCTGCTCCTGCTCGCACTCGTCTATATGTGCTTGACGGGCCTTCTGGTGCTTGCCTTCCG
- a CDS encoding ABC transporter ATP-binding protein, which produces MTEAAEAIAVSDLHKRFGPLEVLKGVSLTARPGDVIAIIGGSGSGKSTLLRCINMLELPSAGRISVHGEEIRMKSDGRGGLVPADRKQVQRIRTQLGMVFQSFNLWQHMTILDNVIEAPVHVLGRSKAEAVEMAEALLKRVGLHDKRDAYPAFLSGGQQQRAAIARALAIQPLVMLFDEPTSALDPELVGEVLSVIGDLAREKRTMILVTHEMKFARNVANHIVFLHNGIIEEQGPPDAIFGTPRSERLKKFISSIH; this is translated from the coding sequence ATGACGGAGGCGGCCGAGGCAATTGCTGTCAGTGACCTCCATAAGCGTTTCGGGCCGCTGGAAGTGCTGAAAGGCGTATCCCTGACGGCGCGCCCGGGCGACGTCATTGCGATCATCGGCGGCAGCGGCTCGGGCAAGTCGACGCTGTTGCGCTGCATCAACATGCTGGAATTGCCCTCGGCCGGACGGATCAGCGTTCACGGCGAAGAGATCCGGATGAAATCCGACGGCAGGGGCGGACTGGTGCCGGCGGACCGCAAGCAGGTCCAGCGCATCCGCACCCAGCTCGGTATGGTCTTTCAGAGCTTTAATCTCTGGCAACATATGACGATCCTCGACAATGTCATCGAGGCGCCGGTACATGTGCTCGGCAGATCCAAGGCCGAAGCCGTAGAGATGGCCGAAGCGCTGCTCAAGCGGGTCGGGCTCCACGACAAGCGCGACGCCTATCCGGCCTTCCTTTCAGGGGGCCAGCAGCAGCGTGCGGCGATCGCCCGGGCGCTCGCAATCCAGCCGCTCGTCATGCTCTTCGACGAGCCGACCTCAGCGCTCGATCCGGAGCTCGTCGGCGAGGTGCTTTCCGTGATCGGCGATCTTGCGCGCGAGAAGCGGACGATGATCCTCGTCACCCACGAGATGAAGTTCGCCCGCAACGTCGCAAACCACATCGTCTTCCTGCACAACGGCATCATCGAGGAACAAGGACCGCCGGACGCGATCTTCGGCACGCCTAGATCCGAAAGGCTCAAGAAGTTCATCAGCTCAATTCATTGA
- a CDS encoding pyridoxal phosphate-dependent aminotransferase, giving the protein MRYASITSRLADLGSGKWSLHIRARQLKASGADIIELTIGEPDLPPDRALLEECQRAMNAGRYRYSNGRGEPAVVSALAEKYRRRRADVTAKNVLCFPGTQTALFTVMLGLAETGDGVLVGDPLYATYEGVIRAAGADPVFVPLKSDMGFHMQAEDLERSVTAECRVLLLNTPHNPTGAVLTAAEIAAIGEVARRHDLWIVCDEVYEELVFGGTFASPFDDPDLAERTIVVSSISKSHAAPGFRSGWAVGPAEFTRRLLPVSETMLFGQQPFIADMTAHALTHEIDTARQMREAYGRRAGLIVDGLSHAPGIAVLPPEAGMFALIDVAGTGLSGDAFAWALLEEERVAVMPGSSFGRQAEDFLRVSLTVADETIDEACRRIAALAERCMTRRERRA; this is encoded by the coding sequence ATGCGCTATGCGTCGATCACGTCGCGGCTGGCCGACCTTGGTTCCGGCAAGTGGTCGCTGCACATTCGTGCGCGGCAATTGAAGGCGAGCGGTGCCGACATCATCGAACTGACGATCGGCGAACCGGACCTGCCGCCCGATCGCGCCCTCCTCGAGGAGTGCCAGCGCGCCATGAACGCGGGTCGGTACCGTTACTCTAACGGCCGCGGCGAGCCAGCCGTGGTTTCGGCGCTTGCGGAAAAATACCGTCGCCGCCGAGCCGACGTGACGGCGAAGAATGTCCTCTGTTTCCCCGGCACGCAGACGGCGCTTTTTACCGTGATGCTGGGGCTTGCCGAGACCGGCGACGGCGTGCTCGTCGGCGATCCGCTCTACGCGACCTATGAAGGCGTCATTCGTGCGGCCGGCGCCGATCCGGTATTCGTGCCGCTGAAATCTGATATGGGCTTTCACATGCAGGCGGAGGATCTGGAAAGGTCGGTCACGGCCGAATGCCGCGTGCTGCTGCTCAACACGCCGCACAACCCGACCGGCGCCGTGCTTACGGCCGCCGAAATCGCGGCGATCGGCGAAGTGGCCCGCCGCCACGACCTCTGGATTGTCTGCGATGAGGTCTATGAGGAGCTAGTCTTCGGGGGTACGTTCGCTTCGCCCTTCGACGATCCGGACCTCGCCGAACGCACGATCGTGGTCTCGTCGATTTCGAAGTCCCATGCCGCGCCCGGATTCCGCAGCGGCTGGGCGGTCGGGCCGGCAGAGTTTACCCGGCGACTCCTGCCGGTTTCGGAAACCATGCTGTTCGGACAGCAGCCTTTCATTGCGGACATGACGGCCCATGCCTTGACGCATGAGATCGATACCGCACGGCAGATGCGGGAGGCCTATGGGCGGCGCGCCGGCCTTATAGTCGACGGTCTCTCCCATGCACCGGGCATCGCAGTCCTACCGCCGGAAGCGGGTATGTTTGCGCTGATCGACGTTGCGGGAACCGGCCTCTCCGGCGATGCCTTTGCCTGGGCGCTGCTCGAAGAGGAGCGCGTGGCGGTGATGCCGGGGTCGTCCTTCGGCAGGCAGGCGGAGGACTTCCTGCGCGTGAGCCTAACGGTTGCGGACGAGACCATCGACGAAGCCTGCCGCCGCATTGCCGCTTTGGCCGAGCGCTGCATGACCCGAAGGGAGCGCCGCGCATGA
- a CDS encoding ABC transporter permease — protein MDSFVNWSLLALSAPGWGGVLLQGFLHSIEIALGGYALGLLLGVGGAFGKLYGGPVLRDLLECYTTVVRAVPELVLILLLYYAGTDLLNQLLGLVGLGTVDISGLMAGVFVIGVVQGAYSTEVLRGAIKAVPAGQIEAARAYGMSPAKVLRRITLPAMLPHAIPGLANLWLIATKDTALLAVVGFAELTLVTRQAAGATKAYFLFFCAAGALYLALTLVSNLVIGVIERHARQGFVEQR, from the coding sequence ATGGATTCCTTCGTCAACTGGAGCCTGCTTGCTCTCTCGGCCCCGGGCTGGGGCGGCGTTCTGCTGCAGGGCTTCCTCCACTCGATCGAAATCGCCCTCGGCGGCTATGCGCTCGGGCTCCTGCTCGGCGTCGGCGGCGCCTTCGGCAAGCTCTATGGCGGTCCGGTGCTGCGCGATTTGCTCGAGTGCTATACGACCGTGGTGCGGGCCGTACCAGAGCTCGTGCTGATCCTGCTCCTCTACTATGCGGGCACCGATCTCCTGAACCAACTGCTCGGCCTTGTCGGGCTCGGGACGGTCGACATCAGCGGCCTGATGGCGGGTGTCTTCGTCATCGGTGTTGTCCAGGGCGCCTATTCGACGGAGGTGCTACGCGGCGCAATCAAGGCGGTGCCGGCGGGTCAGATCGAGGCGGCGCGCGCCTACGGCATGTCGCCGGCCAAGGTTCTGAGGCGCATCACCCTGCCGGCGATGCTGCCCCACGCCATTCCCGGTCTCGCCAACCTCTGGCTGATCGCAACCAAGGACACGGCGTTGCTCGCCGTCGTCGGCTTTGCCGAACTGACGCTCGTGACCCGCCAGGCGGCCGGTGCGACCAAGGCCTATTTCCTCTTCTTCTGCGCGGCCGGCGCGCTCTATCTGGCGCTGACACTCGTTTCCAACCTCGTCATCGGCGTCATCGAACGGCATGCCCGCCAGGGGTTCGTGGAGCAGCGATGA